In one Drosophila pseudoobscura strain MV-25-SWS-2005 chromosome X, UCI_Dpse_MV25, whole genome shotgun sequence genomic region, the following are encoded:
- the LOC4813539 gene encoding cationic amino acid transporter 2 isoform X2 — protein sequence MVQQLSPWKVLTRRKRIQADGSEGETKLNRVLGLWDLTALGVGSTLGAGVYVLAGQIAKDQAGPSVMISFAIAALASLLAGICYAEFGARVPKAGSAYVYSYVCIGEFAAFVIGWNLILEYVIGTASVCRGISLYLDSLLNDTLKETFAEVAPMNVTFLGSYFDFLAFGLVVVFGVALAFGVETSAMANNCITCLNIFILGFVIIAGAIKADFTNWTVDPSTVSANATIGSGGFFPFGFEGTLQGAATCFFGFVGFDCIATTGEEVRNPRKNIPQSILLSLLIIFLCYFGVSTVLTLMLPYYLQDANAPLPYAFEYVGWPVAMWIVTVGGLIGLLASLFGALFPLPRVMYSMAQDGLLFRFLGKVSPRFHVPVTGSIVAALFTAVIAGLFDLAQLVSLLSIGTLLAYSVVAISIMLLRYMEYYEAEENQTRIDSRASETTSLTSRAERFTCGSVCAQLFNVHRVPEPNRISTRIVGTLTALFSLIALGLGLLIMHAYSAIRSQKAWAITLLVVLIGMICLVLLLICLQPRETRSRLFRVPFVPVVPAISIFINIYLMLQLDSWTWIRFGVWMIVGLSIYFLYGLPNSYRELRRQRAGWQRLKYSERL from the exons ATGGTTCAACAGCTTTCGCCCTGGAAGGTTCTGACACGACGGAAACGTATCCAGGCCGATGGCAGTGAGGGCGAAACCAAGCTGAACCGGGTGCTGGGACTATGGGATCTAACGGCATTGGGAGTGGGCTCCACTCTGGGAGCGGGGGTCTATGTGCTGGCCGGACAGATAGCCAAAGATCAGGCGGGTCCCTCGGTCATGATCTCGTTTGCTATAGCCGCTCTGGCCTCGCTACTGGCAG GTATTTGCTATGCAGAGTTTGGCGCGCGGGTCCCCAAGGCGGGATCGGCCTATGTGTACAGCTACGTCTGCATCGGAGAGTTTGCTGCCTTTGTGATTGGCTGGAATCTCATCTTGGAATACGTCATAGGCACTGCCAGTGTCTGTCGAGGGATAAGCCTGTATCTGGACTCCCTCCTGAATGATACGTTGAAGGAAACCTTTGCCGAGGTGGCCCCCATGAATGTCACATTTCTCGGAAGCTATTTTGACTTTCTTGCATTTGGATTGGTGGTCGTGTTCGGTG TGGCTCTGGCCTTTGGCGTGGAGACCTCGGCAATGGCAAATAATTGCATCACTTGTCTGAACATCTTTATACTGGGCTTTGTCATCATAGCCGGCGCTATCAAAG CTGACTTCACCAACTGGACTGTGGACCCATCGACTGTGAGTGCCAATGCCACAATTGGATCTGGGGGTTTTTTCCCCTTCGGTTTCGAGGGGACTCTCCAGGGCGCTGCCACCTGTTTCTTCGGATTTGTGGGCTTCGACTGTATCGCCACCACTGGGGAGGAGGTTCGCAATCCCCGCAAGAACATCCCACAGTCGATCCTGCTCTCCTTGCTTATAATCTTCCTGTGCTACTTCGGCGTCTCCACCGTATTGACCCTGATGCTGCCTTACTATCTGCAGGATGCCAATGCTCCGCTGCCGTACGCCTTCGAGTACGTTGGCTGGCCGGTGGCCATGTGGATCGTCACGGTGGGTGGACTGATCGGACTCTTGGCCAGTCTTTTTGGGGCTTTGTTTCCCCTGCCCAGGGTTATGTACTCGATGGCGCAGGACGGCCTGCTCTTCCGGTTCCTGGGAAAGGTGAGCCCGCGATTCCATGTTCCTGTGACCGGATCGATTGTGGCCGCTCTCTTTACGGCCGTCATTGCGGGCCTGTTCGATCTGGCCCAGTTGGTTAGCCTTCTCTCCATTGGCACTCTACTGGCCTACAGCGTGGTGGCCATTTCCATAATGCTACTCAGGTACATGGAGTACTATGAGGCGGAGGAAAACCAAACGCGGATCGATAGTCGAGCTTCGGAAACCACTTCATTGACCTCCAGGGCGGAGCGTTTCACCTGTGGGTCGGTCTGCGCTCAGCTCTTTAACGTTCATCGCGTCCCTGAGCCAAATAGGATATCGACTAGAATTGTAGGAACACTGACTGCACTTTTCA GTCTTATTGCTTTGGGTTTGGGCCTGTTGATTATGCACGCCTATTCCGCGATCAGGTCCCAAAAGGCGTGGGCCATAACTCTGCTGGTGGTATTGATCGGGATGATCTGCCTGGTCCTCCTGCTGATCTGTCTGCAGCCCAGGGAAACGCGCAGTCGACTGTTCAGAGTGCCCTTCGTGCCAGTGGTGCCGGCCATCAGCATCTTTATTAATATCTACCTGATGCTGCAGCTGGACAGCTGGACATGGATACGCTTCGGGGTGTGGATGATTGTGG GACTATCCATATACTTTCTTTATGGCCTGCCCAACAGCTACAGAGAGCTGCGACGACAAAGGGCTGGCTGGCAGAGACTCAAGTACAGCGAACGGCTCTGA
- the LOC4813539 gene encoding cationic amino acid transporter 3 isoform X1 produces the protein MVQQLSPWKVLTRRKRIQADGSEGETKLNRVLGLWDLTALGVGSTLGAGVYVLAGQIAKDQAGPSVMISFAIAALASLLAGICYAEFGARVPKAGSAYVYSYVCIGEFAAFVIGWNLILEYVIGTASVCRGISLYLDSLLNDTLKETFAEVAPMNVTFLGSYFDFLAFGLVVVFGVALAFGVETSAMANNCITCLNIFILGFVIIAGAIKADFTNWTVDPSTVSANATIGSGGFFPFGFEGTLQGAATCFFGFVGFDCIATTGEEVRNPRKNIPQSILLSLLIIFLCYFGVSTVLTLMLPYYLQDANAPLPYAFEYVGWPVAMWIVTVGGLIGLLASLFGALFPLPRVMYSMAQDGLLFRFLGKVSPRFHVPVTGSIVAALFTAVIAGLFDLAQLVSLLSIGTLLAYSVVAISIMLLRYMEYYEAEENQTRIDSRASETTSLTSRAERFTCGSVCAQLFNVHRVPEPNRISTRIVGTLTALFSLIALGLGLLIMHAYSAIRSQKAWAITLLVVLIGMICLVLLLICLQPRETRSRLFRVPFVPVVPAISIFINIYLMLQLDSWTWIRFGVWMIVGIPIFLACWYLYDCKNPQKRNPDRLAYYTALKGPSTAADSADNAGNGLSKESVITQDTHWKSSSCSSLDRIQNLSELGEDLIEVKNANGKIFYVEDTKSENSTATLGGTESPSREDEQSVIAMLDDVLDAEDIQQQQLELSQQNHIFERHFSLDSEMYPSVIETVIVATVHSSSEDDEVVSQQSLKLRKYTHDECRVFAQQMLDEMFNSVVFFEQLEAALVAREEAVPAEVNDSRDTIRDTPKLRRLASETSLRSQASSIEDPMHSDKFKDRLSHIIMNASAHKVNTAMRRKGEPEPEAETEPEPEEPEPEAGSAGRPERTLLKQSKSETDVRRLMLKAISELKINHNEDGNVGGDSSDSHTAHRHPSTSTSTSIQYPNSSHGNGNTAGLIPRPPKFDPILYKTINSISLRKQRPSLSQQHVVDAKNLVVAATVASSTELEPEPEPGPGQGQEPQLVPFKAKLEAILQRGPSHRTQQHPDPVRRQRPQSTHAEQETEEAES, from the exons ATGGTTCAACAGCTTTCGCCCTGGAAGGTTCTGACACGACGGAAACGTATCCAGGCCGATGGCAGTGAGGGCGAAACCAAGCTGAACCGGGTGCTGGGACTATGGGATCTAACGGCATTGGGAGTGGGCTCCACTCTGGGAGCGGGGGTCTATGTGCTGGCCGGACAGATAGCCAAAGATCAGGCGGGTCCCTCGGTCATGATCTCGTTTGCTATAGCCGCTCTGGCCTCGCTACTGGCAG GTATTTGCTATGCAGAGTTTGGCGCGCGGGTCCCCAAGGCGGGATCGGCCTATGTGTACAGCTACGTCTGCATCGGAGAGTTTGCTGCCTTTGTGATTGGCTGGAATCTCATCTTGGAATACGTCATAGGCACTGCCAGTGTCTGTCGAGGGATAAGCCTGTATCTGGACTCCCTCCTGAATGATACGTTGAAGGAAACCTTTGCCGAGGTGGCCCCCATGAATGTCACATTTCTCGGAAGCTATTTTGACTTTCTTGCATTTGGATTGGTGGTCGTGTTCGGTG TGGCTCTGGCCTTTGGCGTGGAGACCTCGGCAATGGCAAATAATTGCATCACTTGTCTGAACATCTTTATACTGGGCTTTGTCATCATAGCCGGCGCTATCAAAG CTGACTTCACCAACTGGACTGTGGACCCATCGACTGTGAGTGCCAATGCCACAATTGGATCTGGGGGTTTTTTCCCCTTCGGTTTCGAGGGGACTCTCCAGGGCGCTGCCACCTGTTTCTTCGGATTTGTGGGCTTCGACTGTATCGCCACCACTGGGGAGGAGGTTCGCAATCCCCGCAAGAACATCCCACAGTCGATCCTGCTCTCCTTGCTTATAATCTTCCTGTGCTACTTCGGCGTCTCCACCGTATTGACCCTGATGCTGCCTTACTATCTGCAGGATGCCAATGCTCCGCTGCCGTACGCCTTCGAGTACGTTGGCTGGCCGGTGGCCATGTGGATCGTCACGGTGGGTGGACTGATCGGACTCTTGGCCAGTCTTTTTGGGGCTTTGTTTCCCCTGCCCAGGGTTATGTACTCGATGGCGCAGGACGGCCTGCTCTTCCGGTTCCTGGGAAAGGTGAGCCCGCGATTCCATGTTCCTGTGACCGGATCGATTGTGGCCGCTCTCTTTACGGCCGTCATTGCGGGCCTGTTCGATCTGGCCCAGTTGGTTAGCCTTCTCTCCATTGGCACTCTACTGGCCTACAGCGTGGTGGCCATTTCCATAATGCTACTCAGGTACATGGAGTACTATGAGGCGGAGGAAAACCAAACGCGGATCGATAGTCGAGCTTCGGAAACCACTTCATTGACCTCCAGGGCGGAGCGTTTCACCTGTGGGTCGGTCTGCGCTCAGCTCTTTAACGTTCATCGCGTCCCTGAGCCAAATAGGATATCGACTAGAATTGTAGGAACACTGACTGCACTTTTCA GTCTTATTGCTTTGGGTTTGGGCCTGTTGATTATGCACGCCTATTCCGCGATCAGGTCCCAAAAGGCGTGGGCCATAACTCTGCTGGTGGTATTGATCGGGATGATCTGCCTGGTCCTCCTGCTGATCTGTCTGCAGCCCAGGGAAACGCGCAGTCGACTGTTCAGAGTGCCCTTCGTGCCAGTGGTGCCGGCCATCAGCATCTTTATTAATATCTACCTGATGCTGCAGCTGGACAGCTGGACATGGATACGCTTCGGGGTGTGGATGATTGTGG GTATACCCATATTCCTTGCATGCTGGTATCTTTACGACTGTAAGAATCCACAGAAACGCAACCCCGATCGCTTGGCCTACTATACGGCCCTCAAAGGACCTTCGACAGCTGCCGATAGTGCAGATAATGCAGGCAATGGTCTGTCCAAGGAAAGCGTAATCACCCAGGACACTCACTGGAAGAGCAGTTCCTGCAGCAGCCTGGATCGAATACAGAACCTAAGCGAGCTGGGGGAAGATCTCATCGAGGTGAAGAATGCCAATGGAAAGATCTTCTACGTGGAAGACACCAAGAGCGAGAACTCCACCGCTACCCTGGGCGGGACTGAATCACCCTCTCGCGAGGATGAACAGTCCGTTATAGCAATGCTCGATGATGTCCTCGACGCGGAGGAcatacagcaacagcaactggaGCTAAGCCAGCAGAATCACATCTTTGAGCGCCACTTCAGCCTGGACTCGGAGATGTACCCGAGTGTGATAGAGACCGTCATCGTGGCCACTGTCCATAGTAGTAGTGAGGACGATGAGGTGGTCAGTCAGCAGTCTCTGAAGCTGCGGAAGTACACGCACGATGAATGCCGAGTGTTTGCTCAGCAAATGCTCGATGAGATGTTCAATAGCGTGGTGTTCTTTGAGCAGCTTGAGGCAGCCTTGGTGGCCCGAGAAGAGGCTGTACCAGCGGAGGTAAACGATTCAAGGGATACTATTAGAGACACGCCAAAGCTGAGGCGGCTCGCATCCGAGACGTCCCTCAGGTCTCAGGCCTCCTCCATCGAGGATCCCATGCATTCAGACAAATTTAAAGACCGCTTGAGTCACATCATTATGAATGCCAGTGCCCACAAGGTGAATACAGCCATGAGGAGGAAAGgggagcccgagcccgaggcCGAGACCGAGCCTGAGCCAGAGGAACCTGAACCAGAGGCAGGATCAGCGGGAAGGCCAGAAAGGACGCTGCTAAAGCAATCGAAAAGTGAAACCGATGTGCGTCGGTTAATGCTCAAGGCCATCAGCGAGCTGAAAATCAACCATAATGAGGATGGTAATGTTGGTGGGGACTCCTCAGATTCACATACCGCCCACCGCCACCCCTCCACATCCACGTCCACATCGATACAGTATCCGAACAGCAGCCACGGTAACGGCAACACGGCTGGGCTTATACCTCGGCCACCGAAATTCGATCCAATTCTGTACAAGACCATCAACAGCATTAGTTTGCGCAAACAGCGACCCAGTTTGAGCCAACAGCATGTTGTGGATGCCAAGAATCTGGTGGTAGCAGCAACTGTAGCTTCCTCAACGGAActagagccggagccggagccggggccagggcaggggcaggagccgCAGTTGGTCCCATTCAAAGCGAAATTGGAGGCCATATTGCAGCGCGGACCCTCTCACCGCACCCAACAGCATCCGGACCCTGTCCGTCGCCAGCGTCCGCAGTCGACCCACGCTGAGCAGGAGACAGAGGAGGCGGAAAGCTGA